Proteins from a single region of Desulfolutivibrio sulfoxidireducens:
- a CDS encoding nitrogenase component 1: MKQYHKLLPLATGYFGVSSALYAFEGLVVVYGPAGGAWHINIEDEPRWYRGPATVVGAGLLEMDVILGNDARFIDNIARVATTLERRFVALAGTPISEIIGTDLKGFCRTLETRTSRPVFMVPTAGSEPYPEGASKAFLALARKFMVPPEKKRKNGVNVLGAIHLSTGREEHIEPLLSTLEEAGFPVVSVFSVPRPGQADPLQAIRQAPEAELNLVVCTSGLALAEHLHAAHGIPYVVGMPVGRAGREDLPALLRGQPPAPAATPTETSPCAHALVIGEPVLGYGIKRCLRLDFGVPEVDVVAVTPSEALFRTGPGCIGTLVERGPRDVCMDSEWDIAALMNDPAVDCVIADPCYAALLTRQTRFIPLPHIAMSARLNWDMPYEYAVDKGYDYLAGQFSGSPRP, encoded by the coding sequence ATGAAACAGTACCATAAGCTTCTGCCCCTGGCCACGGGCTACTTCGGGGTCAGTTCGGCCCTGTACGCCTTCGAAGGCCTGGTGGTGGTCTACGGCCCGGCCGGCGGGGCCTGGCACATCAACATCGAGGACGAGCCCCGGTGGTATCGGGGGCCGGCCACAGTGGTCGGGGCCGGGCTTCTGGAGATGGACGTGATCCTTGGCAACGACGCCAGGTTCATCGACAACATCGCCCGGGTGGCCACCACCCTTGAGCGCCGTTTCGTGGCCCTGGCCGGCACGCCCATCTCCGAGATCATCGGCACGGACTTAAAGGGCTTTTGCCGGACCCTGGAGACCAGGACCTCCCGGCCGGTGTTCATGGTCCCCACAGCCGGTTCCGAGCCCTATCCCGAGGGGGCCTCCAAGGCCTTTCTGGCCCTGGCCCGGAAGTTCATGGTTCCGCCGGAAAAAAAGCGCAAAAACGGGGTCAACGTGCTCGGGGCCATCCACCTGTCCACAGGCAGGGAGGAGCACATCGAGCCCCTGCTTTCCACCCTGGAGGAGGCCGGGTTCCCGGTGGTCAGCGTCTTTTCCGTGCCGCGTCCGGGACAGGCCGATCCGCTCCAGGCCATCCGCCAGGCCCCCGAGGCCGAACTGAACCTGGTGGTGTGCACCAGCGGCCTGGCCCTGGCCGAGCATCTCCACGCCGCCCACGGCATCCCCTACGTGGTGGGCATGCCCGTGGGCCGGGCCGGTCGCGAAGACCTCCCGGCCCTGCTTCGCGGCCAGCCGCCCGCTCCGGCCGCGACGCCGACGGAAACCTCTCCCTGCGCCCACGCCCTGGTCATCGGCGAGCCGGTTCTCGGCTACGGCATCAAGCGTTGCCTGCGCCTGGACTTCGGGGTTCCCGAGGTGGACGTGGTGGCGGTGACCCCGAGCGAGGCCCTGTTCCGGACCGGCCCGGGGTGTATCGGCACCCTGGTGGAGCGCGGCCCGCGTGACGTGTGCATGGACAGCGAGTGGGACATCGCGGCCCTGATGAACGATCCGGCCGTGGACTGCGTCATCGCCGACCCGTGCTACGCGGCCCTTTTGACCCGGCAAACCCGGTTCATCCCCCTGCCGCACATCGCCATGAGCGCCCGGCTCAACTGGGACATGCCCTACGAATACGCCGTGGACAAAGGGTACGATTACCTGGCCGGACAGTTCTCCGGATCGCCGCGACCCTGA
- a CDS encoding HypC/HybG/HupF family hydrogenase formation chaperone → MCLAVPAEVIRIADQVATCRLGEGQSLIRASLMLLPEPPVLGDSLMVHAGFALRIMDPAEAGETLRLLRGGECPIEGDEACAAMNGAPVTAPRKG, encoded by the coding sequence ATGTGTCTTGCGGTTCCCGCCGAAGTCATCCGCATTGCCGACCAGGTCGCCACCTGCCGCCTGGGCGAGGGCCAGTCGCTCATCCGGGCCTCGCTCATGCTTTTGCCCGAGCCCCCGGTCCTGGGGGACTCCCTCATGGTCCACGCCGGGTTCGCCCTGCGGATCATGGACCCGGCCGAGGCCGGGGAGACCCTGCGGCTTTTGCGTGGCGGCGAGTGTCCCATCGAGGGGGACGAGGCCTGCGCGGCCATGAACGGCGCGCCCGTCACCGCCCCCCGGAAGGGGTAG
- the hypD gene encoding hydrogenase formation protein HypD, translated as MHESLLRQFRDPALCRDLLARLRAELDGELRFMEVCGTHTVAIFHSGLRSLLPPQVVHLSGPGCPVCVTHESEVNAFLDLAGRDGVIVATFGDLMRVPGRKGANLKSAQAAGARVEVVYSPPDALALARDNPGDTVVFLGVGFETTAPTVAGTVLMAREQGIANFKVLAFHKLVPPALAALLSDQDGRIDAFILPGHVSAVIGTQPYGFIASRFGTSATVTGFEPVDILESLLFLATCQREGRAEVKNLYRRVVADDGNPKAREIMDRVFRPSDALWRGLGRIPDSGLTFREEYADFDAERLFGLTIEECPPLPGCRCGDVLRGRIRPDQCPLFKTACTPARPVGPCMVSTEGSCAAYFKYQME; from the coding sequence ATGCACGAAAGCCTTTTGCGGCAATTCCGCGACCCCGCCCTGTGCCGCGACCTGCTGGCGCGGCTTCGCGCCGAACTGGATGGAGAGTTGCGCTTCATGGAGGTCTGCGGCACGCACACCGTGGCCATCTTCCACAGCGGGCTGCGCTCGCTTTTGCCGCCCCAGGTCGTGCATCTGTCGGGACCCGGCTGCCCGGTCTGCGTGACCCACGAGTCCGAGGTCAACGCCTTTTTGGACCTGGCCGGCCGGGACGGGGTGATCGTGGCCACCTTCGGGGACCTCATGCGCGTCCCCGGCCGCAAGGGCGCGAACCTCAAAAGCGCCCAGGCCGCCGGGGCCCGGGTGGAGGTGGTCTATTCGCCGCCCGACGCCCTGGCCCTGGCCCGGGACAACCCCGGGGACACGGTGGTCTTTCTGGGCGTGGGCTTCGAGACCACCGCGCCCACCGTGGCCGGCACGGTGCTCATGGCCCGGGAACAGGGCATCGCCAACTTCAAGGTCCTGGCCTTCCACAAGCTGGTTCCGCCGGCCCTGGCCGCGCTTTTGTCCGACCAGGACGGCCGCATCGACGCCTTCATCCTGCCCGGCCATGTCTCGGCGGTCATCGGGACCCAGCCCTACGGCTTCATCGCCTCCCGCTTCGGCACCTCGGCCACGGTCACCGGCTTCGAGCCCGTGGACATTCTGGAATCCCTGTTGTTTCTGGCCACATGCCAAAGGGAGGGCCGGGCCGAGGTCAAAAACCTCTACCGCCGGGTGGTCGCCGACGACGGCAACCCAAAGGCCCGGGAGATCATGGACCGGGTCTTTCGGCCCTCCGACGCCTTGTGGCGGGGCCTTGGCCGCATCCCGGACTCGGGGCTCACGTTTCGCGAGGAGTACGCCGACTTCGACGCCGAGCGGCTTTTCGGGCTGACCATTGAGGAATGCCCGCCCCTGCCCGGCTGCAGGTGCGGCGACGTGCTTCGGGGCCGCATCCGGCCCGACCAGTGCCCCCTTTTCAAGACGGCCTGCACCCCGGCCAGGCCCGTGGGACCGTGCATGGTCTCCACCGAGGGCTCGTGCGCGGCCTATTTCAAATACCAGATGGAATGA
- a CDS encoding DUF488 family protein has protein sequence MSEIILCTIGFTRKSAGEFFSALERHAIKKIIDVRLNNSSQLAGFAKKGDLEFFLKRLCNCSYEHLPQWAPTREMLDAYKKKTLSWEDYEARFNAILLERDIGASLRVNDLAGACLLCSEATPEHCHRRLVAEWARRRFPALRIIHL, from the coding sequence ATGAGTGAAATTATTCTGTGCACCATCGGATTCACGAGGAAAAGCGCCGGAGAGTTCTTTTCGGCTCTCGAGCGGCACGCCATAAAAAAGATCATCGATGTCCGCTTGAATAACAGTTCCCAACTTGCTGGATTTGCAAAAAAGGGTGACCTTGAGTTTTTTTTGAAGCGACTGTGCAACTGTTCCTATGAACATCTCCCTCAGTGGGCGCCAACGCGAGAGATGCTCGACGCGTATAAAAAGAAAACGCTGAGTTGGGAAGACTATGAGGCGAGGTTCAATGCGATATTGCTTGAACGGGATATCGGAGCATCGCTTCGCGTCAATGACCTGGCCGGGGCATGCCTTCTGTGCAGCGAGGCGACCCCGGAGCACTGCCACCGGCGGCTCGTGGCGGAATGGGCGCGGCGGCGCTTCCCCGCTCTTCGGATTATTCATCTCTGA
- a CDS encoding DUF488 family protein, with product MAATLFTIGYTSYPVDDLVAVLGRHTVGAVADVRSMPFSAVHPEYNRGRIKERLAAGGIAYVFLGDLLGARYDDPEVYVGKVVSYDKVSRTETFRRGLSRLRAGLEKYPVALMCAEKDPITCHRMILICRYLRADCRIAHILSEGRIEPQAHAELRLMRLFDLDRPDLLGRTEEERLELAYRAQEKEIAYTCDAREDASAVECANE from the coding sequence ATGGCCGCGACGCTGTTCACGATAGGCTATACCTCGTATCCGGTCGACGACCTTGTCGCCGTGCTCGGGCGCCATACCGTGGGCGCCGTGGCCGACGTCCGGTCCATGCCGTTTAGCGCCGTGCATCCGGAATACAACCGGGGCAGGATCAAGGAGCGGCTGGCGGCCGGCGGGATCGCCTACGTGTTCCTGGGCGACCTGCTCGGGGCTCGGTACGACGATCCGGAGGTGTATGTCGGCAAGGTCGTCAGCTACGACAAGGTGTCTCGCACCGAGACCTTCCGGCGCGGGCTGTCCCGGCTGCGCGCGGGGCTCGAAAAGTATCCGGTCGCCCTCATGTGCGCGGAAAAGGACCCCATCACCTGCCACCGGATGATCCTGATCTGCCGGTATCTGCGCGCGGATTGCCGCATCGCGCACATCCTATCGGAAGGAAGGATCGAGCCCCAGGCCCACGCGGAACTGCGGCTGATGCGGCTCTTTGATCTCGACCGTCCGGATCTTCTTGGCAGGACGGAGGAGGAACGGTTGGAACTGGCGTACAGGGCGCAAGAGAAGGAGATTGCATATACGTGTGACGCGCGGGAGGATGCCTCCGCAGTGGAATGCGCCAATGAGTGA
- a CDS encoding ATP-binding protein has protein sequence MGEEKALGFVSATAGATVTATLDPAVAGTVRLGDMARIETGKSLCFGLVNRLMWENAAFPPSGGGRRLAEVVLLGETLDVDRPGNFAFQRGVSISPPLGAAVLAASGRDLRLIYAMPSSPSVRIGSLHQDPGIEARVLVDELLGKHFSILGTTGSGKSCAVAVVLKAVLAAHVHGHIVLLDPHDEYAAAFGDMALSVTPADLHLPYWLLDFEEMTHVLCSEGQPYREVEGNILKDAVLTAKHEFITTSGGEDFNLTIDTPTPFRLLRVVELLKVGMGRLDKPESSIPFLRLLNRIDSLRRDRRFAFMFGGLSVEDSMAEVLSRLLRLPPEGRPLTVINLAGVPSEIVDVVVSVLCRLIFDFALWSRRGEGAPVLLVCEEAHRYVPRDRSLGFAPTRKAVARIAKEGRKYGVSLGLVTQRPSEISESILSQTSTLFAMRMSNEADQRFVTMAMPENAAGLLSVLPSLRSREGVVVGEGVAVPMRFRFQDLGETERPRSDTAKFSEAWSRESSDKAFVPETIHRWRRQIR, from the coding sequence ATGGGAGAGGAGAAGGCGTTGGGGTTCGTGTCGGCGACGGCCGGGGCCACGGTCACGGCGACCCTTGATCCGGCCGTGGCCGGCACGGTGCGCCTGGGGGACATGGCCCGCATCGAGACCGGGAAAAGCCTGTGCTTCGGGCTGGTGAACCGGCTTATGTGGGAGAATGCGGCCTTTCCCCCGTCCGGGGGCGGACGGCGGCTGGCCGAGGTGGTGCTTCTGGGCGAGACCCTGGATGTGGACCGCCCGGGGAATTTCGCCTTCCAGCGCGGGGTCTCCATCTCCCCGCCTCTGGGCGCGGCCGTACTCGCGGCCTCGGGCCGGGACCTGCGGCTCATCTACGCCATGCCCTCGTCCCCCAGCGTGCGCATCGGCAGCCTGCACCAGGATCCGGGCATCGAGGCCAGGGTGCTGGTGGACGAGCTCTTGGGCAAGCATTTTTCCATCCTGGGCACCACCGGATCGGGCAAGTCCTGCGCCGTGGCCGTGGTCCTCAAGGCGGTCCTTGCCGCCCATGTCCATGGGCACATCGTGCTGCTCGACCCCCACGACGAGTACGCCGCGGCCTTCGGGGACATGGCCCTGTCCGTGACCCCGGCCGACCTGCACCTGCCGTACTGGCTCCTGGACTTCGAGGAGATGACCCATGTGCTGTGCAGCGAGGGCCAGCCGTATCGCGAGGTGGAGGGCAACATCCTCAAGGATGCCGTGCTGACGGCCAAGCACGAGTTCATCACCACGTCCGGAGGCGAGGACTTCAACCTGACCATCGACACGCCCACGCCGTTTCGGCTGCTGCGGGTGGTGGAACTCTTGAAGGTCGGCATGGGGAGGCTGGACAAGCCGGAAAGCTCGATTCCGTTTCTGCGGCTTTTAAACCGTATCGACAGCCTGCGCCGGGATCGGCGTTTTGCCTTCATGTTCGGGGGGTTAAGCGTCGAGGACAGCATGGCCGAGGTGCTCTCGCGGCTTCTGCGCCTGCCGCCCGAGGGCCGGCCGCTGACGGTCATCAACCTGGCCGGGGTGCCCTCGGAGATCGTGGATGTGGTGGTCTCGGTGCTGTGCCGGCTGATCTTCGACTTCGCCCTGTGGTCCAGGCGGGGGGAGGGCGCGCCGGTTCTCTTGGTGTGCGAGGAGGCGCACCGCTACGTGCCGCGCGACCGCTCCCTGGGTTTTGCGCCCACGCGCAAGGCCGTGGCCCGCATCGCCAAGGAGGGCCGCAAGTACGGGGTGTCGCTGGGGCTTGTGACCCAGAGGCCGTCGGAGATTTCCGAATCGATCCTGTCCCAGACCAGCACCCTTTTCGCCATGCGCATGAGCAACGAGGCCGACCAACGGTTCGTGACCATGGCCATGCCCGAGAACGCGGCCGGGCTTTTGTCGGTGTTGCCGTCGCTCCGGTCGCGCGAGGGGGTGGTGGTGGGAGAGGGGGTGGCCGTGCCCATGCGCTTTCGCTTCCAGGACCTGGGCGAGACCGAGCGGCCGCGTAGCGACACGGCGAAATTCTCCGAGGCCTGGTCCCGCGAGTCGTCGGACAAGGCCTTTGTGCCGGAGACGATACACCGCTGGCGGCGGCAGATCAGGTAG
- a CDS encoding response regulator, which yields MPATRQPDHAEPHRLLIADDEPQILELFKELLAPSEEFDLFPKDPGGRPSPRYEVATCRQGEEAVDEVRRSLTRQRPFAVVFLDVRMPPGRGGLWAAEEIRRLDPYVQIVIMTAFSDIDAEEMARRVPPPDRLLYQQKPFHPQEVRQFAASLCSKWTSERDFLSLQTRLESIVAERTRELAETNNRLTREIRERERVAELISGAKREWEGTFDSVQDLLIILDRDMMIKRLNMAMAHRLGLSPREVVGRPSAFVFDLPETGGELSKRLAALADGRFHSLEVAVPRLRGEFLITASPVYLSEDEPLGTVYVAHDVTERKGLEKKLRQSQKMEAIGTLAGGIAHDFNNILGIVMGFSEMILDGAGTDENLRRRVEHILQACRRGKELVLQILTFSRQTEEESATLRLSPLVKETLKLIRATLPHTVAIVENIAAGPDTVQAEPAQIQQIVMNLCANASHAMREKGGTLSVALDAVRLPGKGLGSTGLPPGDYARLTVSDTGHGIPKDILDRVFDPFFTTKKPGEGTGMGLSVVHGIVRKYRGEVKVKSAPGQGATFEVLLPLSTALHRAVEEDSGDAAAGRGRILYVDDEESLAEIGAELLASLGFQVTAETDSRKALARFRADPRAFDAVVTDQTMPGLSGADLAREMLDIRPELPIILVTGFSESLSKERVRALGIRDFLLKPVLRRDLARAVSRAMGIEAE from the coding sequence ATGCCCGCCACCCGACAACCCGACCACGCCGAGCCGCACCGCCTGCTCATCGCCGACGACGAGCCCCAGATCCTTGAGCTTTTCAAGGAACTGCTGGCCCCCAGCGAGGAATTCGACCTTTTTCCCAAGGACCCGGGGGGGCGGCCTTCGCCGCGGTACGAGGTCGCCACCTGCCGCCAGGGCGAGGAGGCCGTGGATGAGGTCCGCCGCTCCCTCACGCGGCAACGCCCTTTCGCCGTGGTCTTTCTCGACGTGCGCATGCCGCCCGGCCGTGGCGGGCTGTGGGCCGCCGAGGAGATCCGCCGCCTGGACCCCTACGTCCAGATCGTGATCATGACCGCCTTTTCCGATATCGACGCCGAGGAAATGGCCAGGCGGGTGCCGCCCCCGGACCGCCTTCTCTATCAGCAAAAGCCCTTCCATCCCCAGGAGGTTCGCCAGTTCGCGGCCTCCTTGTGCTCCAAATGGACCTCCGAACGCGATTTTTTGTCGCTGCAGACCCGGCTTGAATCCATTGTGGCCGAGCGCACCAGGGAACTGGCCGAGACCAACAACCGCCTCACCCGGGAGATTCGCGAGCGCGAACGGGTGGCGGAACTGATCTCCGGGGCCAAGCGGGAATGGGAGGGCACCTTCGACTCGGTACAGGACCTGTTGATCATCCTGGATCGGGACATGATGATCAAGCGCCTGAACATGGCCATGGCCCACCGCCTGGGGCTGTCCCCCCGGGAGGTGGTCGGCCGCCCCAGCGCCTTCGTCTTCGACCTCCCCGAGACGGGCGGCGAACTCTCCAAGCGGCTCGCGGCCCTGGCCGACGGCCGTTTCCATTCCCTGGAGGTCGCCGTTCCCAGGCTTCGCGGCGAATTTCTGATCACCGCCTCGCCCGTCTACCTGTCCGAGGACGAGCCGCTGGGTACGGTGTACGTGGCCCACGACGTGACCGAACGCAAAGGCCTGGAAAAAAAACTGCGCCAGAGCCAGAAGATGGAGGCCATAGGCACCCTGGCCGGGGGCATCGCCCACGATTTCAACAACATTCTGGGCATCGTCATGGGCTTTTCGGAGATGATCCTGGACGGGGCCGGAACCGACGAAAACCTGCGCCGCCGGGTGGAGCACATCCTGCAAGCCTGCCGCCGGGGCAAGGAACTGGTCCTGCAAATCCTGACCTTCAGCCGCCAGACCGAGGAGGAGTCGGCCACCCTGCGGCTGTCCCCCCTGGTCAAGGAGACCCTCAAGCTCATCCGGGCCACCCTGCCGCACACCGTGGCCATCGTGGAGAATATCGCCGCCGGACCGGACACGGTCCAGGCCGAGCCGGCCCAGATCCAGCAGATCGTCATGAACCTGTGCGCCAACGCCTCCCACGCCATGCGCGAGAAGGGCGGGACCCTGTCGGTCGCCCTCGACGCCGTGCGCCTGCCCGGAAAGGGACTCGGATCCACGGGCCTGCCTCCCGGGGACTATGCCCGGCTCACCGTGAGCGACACGGGGCACGGCATTCCCAAGGACATCCTGGACCGGGTCTTCGATCCCTTTTTCACGACAAAAAAACCCGGGGAAGGCACGGGCATGGGCCTTTCCGTGGTGCACGGCATCGTGCGCAAGTACCGGGGCGAGGTGAAGGTCAAAAGCGCGCCCGGCCAGGGGGCCACCTTCGAGGTGCTCCTGCCGCTTTCGACCGCTTTGCACCGCGCGGTCGAGGAGGATTCCGGGGACGCGGCGGCCGGGCGGGGGCGCATCCTGTATGTGGACGACGAGGAGTCGCTGGCCGAGATCGGGGCCGAGCTTCTGGCCAGTCTGGGCTTCCAGGTCACGGCCGAGACCGATTCCAGAAAGGCCCTGGCGCGTTTCCGGGCCGATCCCCGGGCCTTCGACGCCGTGGTCACGGATCAGACCATGCCCGGCTTGTCCGGCGCGGACCTGGCCCGGGAGATGCTCGACATCCGTCCGGAGTTGCCCATCATCCTGGTCACGGGGTTCAGCGAATCGCTGTCCAAGGAACGGGTCCGGGCCCTGGGCATCCGGGATTTCCTGCTCAAGCCCGTGCTGCGCAGGGATCTGGCCCGGGCCGTGTCCCGGGCCATGGGAATCGAGGCGGAATGA
- a CDS encoding tetratricopeptide repeat protein — MAEAMGRFFVVVACVAMLAGMSGCAGTTGASGKTGDKSGPASGDGAALIRAGDAALSGGDVRRALAAYGQAKNAGADEALVLGRVCRAHLAGRTYRQALDACRAALEARPDDPEALYGAGYAALMQHDPEDAVGYFEKALEVRPDMVQAARMLGLAHHQARQPEKAVTVLQKALESGGDADTENNLGLALLALGRSDEAVAAFGRALAIKESPRTRNNLGLALCRVERFDEAYAAFLAAGSEAAAHNNLGVCYRERGMPEKAAAEFEAAIARNPRFYRTASENLSRMSSSGPPPPAAPDASETPKKDTGPTSRETREKKPEARSGKPPKKAAAPAAIPEPVDESAARAMEKSAAGKTSGAKAPPDAAPPPPPVPDGQTPAGATEGPQATP; from the coding sequence ATGGCCGAGGCGATGGGCCGTTTTTTTGTCGTTGTGGCGTGTGTGGCCATGCTCGCCGGGATGTCCGGTTGCGCGGGCACGACCGGCGCTTCCGGAAAGACCGGGGACAAATCCGGCCCGGCGTCGGGCGACGGTGCGGCGCTGATCCGGGCCGGCGATGCCGCCCTGTCCGGGGGCGACGTCAGGCGGGCCCTGGCGGCGTACGGACAGGCGAAAAATGCCGGGGCGGACGAGGCCCTGGTGCTGGGGCGCGTCTGCCGGGCGCATCTGGCCGGACGCACCTACCGCCAGGCCCTCGATGCCTGCCGCGCCGCCCTGGAGGCCCGTCCGGACGATCCCGAGGCCCTGTACGGGGCCGGATACGCCGCCCTCATGCAGCACGATCCGGAAGACGCGGTCGGGTATTTCGAGAAGGCCCTGGAGGTCCGGCCGGATATGGTCCAGGCGGCCAGGATGCTCGGGCTGGCCCACCATCAGGCCAGGCAGCCCGAAAAGGCCGTCACGGTCCTGCAAAAGGCCCTGGAGTCCGGCGGCGACGCCGACACCGAAAACAACCTGGGTTTGGCCCTTTTGGCCCTGGGGCGTTCGGACGAGGCCGTGGCCGCCTTCGGCAGAGCCCTGGCCATCAAGGAGTCTCCCCGGACCCGGAACAATCTGGGGCTGGCCCTGTGCCGGGTGGAGCGTTTCGACGAGGCCTATGCCGCCTTTTTGGCCGCCGGGAGCGAGGCCGCGGCCCACAACAACCTGGGGGTGTGCTACCGGGAGCGGGGCATGCCGGAAAAGGCGGCTGCGGAGTTCGAGGCGGCCATTGCCCGAAATCCCCGATTTTATCGCACGGCCTCGGAGAACCTGAGCCGGATGTCGAGTTCCGGACCTCCTCCCCCGGCCGCGCCGGACGCCTCGGAAACGCCGAAAAAGGACACCGGGCCGACATCCCGGGAGACCCGGGAGAAAAAGCCTGAGGCCAGGTCCGGCAAACCCCCGAAAAAAGCCGCCGCTCCCGCCGCCATCCCGGAGCCGGTGGATGAAAGCGCGGCCCGGGCCATGGAGAAATCCGCGGCCGGCAAGACGTCCGGCGCCAAAGCCCCCCCCGATGCCGCGCCTCCCCCGCCGCCCGTCCCGGATGGCCAGACGCCGGCCGGCGCGACCGAAGGCCCGCAAGCCACGCCCTGA
- a CDS encoding type II toxin-antitoxin system RelE family toxin: MVRIEILKKAHRQLGKLPAAESDAIDDAIDALASWPNCRNVKKLTDRAGYRLRAGAYRVFFQVEDGKVVITEVKKRNERTY, encoded by the coding sequence ATGGTTCGCATCGAAATCTTGAAAAAGGCGCATAGGCAGCTTGGAAAACTTCCCGCCGCCGAAAGCGATGCGATTGATGACGCCATTGATGCCTTGGCGTCCTGGCCGAACTGCCGGAATGTGAAGAAGCTGACCGACAGGGCCGGATACCGGCTTCGTGCTGGAGCCTACCGGGTTTTCTTCCAGGTGGAGGACGGAAAAGTGGTCATCACGGAGGTAAAAAAACGCAATGAACGTACCTACTAG
- a CDS encoding helix-turn-helix domain-containing protein, translating to MNVPTSPQIIEHEGQPLFVVLPYAQYLALTREAVDDDVAIPWEVSKLARREKKSLMRAWREYLGLTQEAVAARAGISRGAYAQMEAKGAKPRRVTLLKIATALGVRPEQLTE from the coding sequence ATGAACGTACCTACTAGCCCCCAGATCATCGAGCATGAGGGGCAGCCGCTCTTCGTGGTCCTGCCGTATGCGCAATACCTGGCCTTGACCAGGGAGGCAGTTGACGATGACGTTGCGATCCCCTGGGAGGTCTCAAAGCTCGCCCGCCGGGAAAAGAAGAGCCTGATGCGCGCGTGGCGCGAATACCTGGGGCTGACCCAGGAGGCGGTTGCGGCCAGGGCGGGGATTTCGCGCGGCGCATACGCCCAAATGGAAGCCAAGGGGGCCAAGCCCCGCCGGGTGACCCTGCTCAAGATCGCCACAGCTCTGGGAGTCCGGCCCGAGCAGTTGACGGAATAA
- a CDS encoding LysM peptidoglycan-binding domain-containing protein: protein MKKTSLLLAVCLCFTACSCSKEDKQSFAHVDHDKDSGVIFEELVFVYPEIVVENFAAYDTDQNGILDQNEYEAFRKEVVTEKQPPRVARLSPTQPKPGGAAVQSGMRTPSPRPDITVTVEGEKAPPSPSPQIESAPQTKPASPAKPAATERKNQEKSGPTTYTIVRGDTLTKIAKKHNVTVEDILKANEGLSADTIRDGQVIAIPGR, encoded by the coding sequence ATGAAAAAAACATCCCTTCTCCTCGCGGTTTGTCTTTGTTTTACGGCCTGTTCGTGCTCGAAGGAAGACAAGCAGTCCTTCGCCCACGTGGACCACGACAAGGACAGCGGCGTCATCTTCGAGGAACTGGTGTTCGTGTACCCCGAGATCGTCGTGGAGAATTTCGCGGCCTACGATACCGACCAGAACGGCATTCTCGACCAGAACGAATACGAGGCGTTCCGCAAGGAGGTGGTCACGGAAAAACAGCCACCGCGCGTGGCCAGGCTGTCCCCGACCCAACCGAAGCCCGGCGGCGCGGCGGTTCAGTCCGGGATGAGGACCCCCTCTCCCCGGCCGGACATCACCGTGACCGTGGAGGGGGAAAAGGCCCCGCCCTCCCCCTCCCCCCAGATCGAATCCGCCCCGCAGACCAAGCCCGCCTCGCCGGCCAAGCCCGCCGCGACCGAGCGCAAAAACCAGGAAAAATCCGGGCCGACGACCTACACCATCGTCCGGGGCGACACCCTGACCAAGATCGCCAAGAAGCACAACGTCACCGTGGAGGATATCCTCAAGGCCAACGAGGGCCTGTCCGCGGACACCATCCGCGACGGTCAGGTCATCGCCATTCCGGGCCGATAA
- a CDS encoding tetratricopeptide repeat protein — protein MQRSHTFFLTLFLSLVIPVTAAALSKDEVRERSLKRLRQTGETIRTEGRQAEDGSPRFGRPPQEPEDEVHKPASPGSAGTGTTQPRGIGRAWERGQDQAVIVPVPASPPGSGPVFSPASPTPSRPAPETPGKSAAAPTPSPAEREKALVLFRQALSAAERNDHQKALELLNMATALNPTDPDLFNNRGNTLNNLGNPKKALEDYNTAVSLKPNDPAYLCNRGVAFERLGDDQAACRDYRGACDLGDCGFYNSFKKEGRCPNP, from the coding sequence ATGCAGCGAAGCCACACCTTTTTCCTGACTCTGTTCCTGTCCCTGGTCATCCCGGTCACAGCGGCCGCCCTGTCCAAGGACGAAGTCCGCGAGCGATCCCTCAAACGTCTGCGGCAAACAGGCGAAACGATCCGGACCGAGGGCCGCCAGGCGGAAGACGGCAGCCCCCGTTTCGGGCGACCGCCCCAGGAGCCGGAGGACGAGGTCCACAAGCCGGCGTCTCCCGGATCGGCCGGGACCGGCACGACACAGCCCCGGGGAATCGGCCGGGCATGGGAGCGCGGACAGGACCAGGCGGTCATCGTCCCGGTTCCGGCGTCCCCCCCCGGGTCCGGGCCTGTCTTTTCCCCGGCCTCCCCGACCCCTTCCCGACCCGCCCCGGAGACGCCGGGAAAAAGCGCCGCCGCCCCCACCCCGAGTCCGGCGGAGAGGGAAAAGGCCCTTGTCCTTTTTCGTCAGGCCCTGTCGGCGGCCGAAAGAAACGACCACCAAAAGGCCCTGGAACTCCTGAACATGGCCACGGCCCTGAACCCCACGGACCCCGACCTCTTCAACAACCGGGGCAACACCCTCAACAACCTGGGGAACCCCAAAAAGGCCCTGGAGGATTACAACACGGCCGTTTCCCTCAAGCCGAACGACCCGGCCTACCTGTGCAACCGGGGGGTGGCCTTCGAGCGGCTTGGCGACGACCAGGCGGCCTGTCGCGACTATCGCGGGGCCTGCGACCTGGGAGACTGCGGGTTTTACAACAGCTTCAAGAAGGAGGGGCGTTGCCCGAATCCGTGA